The following proteins come from a genomic window of Aspergillus oryzae RIB40 DNA, chromosome 4:
- a CDS encoding alpha/beta fold hydrolase (predicted protein) — protein sequence MAWYSQTVDILRDSVANHHAQLPVLAATGAASLTVGLLLRSLLTDKHPQGSVLHCPRAIVSSSASEAENGEIPLPNDVLPGARDVPTPYGSMRVYEWGPVDGPKVLFVHGITTPCIALGGVAHALADQGCRVMLFDLFGRGYSDCPSDLPQDDRLFATQILLALSTSSVSWTGAGSGKFSLVGYSLGGGIAASFASFFPQLLSSLVLLAPAGLIRDSQISFQSRLLYSRGLIPERVLGFLVGRRLRAGPLTTPKPKSQKINAADALTEELPSQGGANTQLLSRAYPHVTVPGAVKWQVNCHAGFVHAFMSSMQHGPILQQRQRESWERLGEYLSAQSKLSPEEQQDNGLPSDKVIIMCGEHDSVIVKDELVPDATSALQGNVEFRYFNAGHEFPSTKYDDVARALLEVLH from the exons ATGGCATGGTATAGCCAGACTGTTGACATTCTTCGCGATTCGGTTGCGAACCACCACGCCCAACTTCCCGTGCTCGCTGCGACAGGGGCGGCCTCGTTGACTGTGGGGCTCCTCTTGCGCTCGCTTCTCACCGATAAGCATCCGCAAGGTTCTGTACTCCATTGCCCCCGAGCTATAGTCTCGTCCTCCGCGTCAGAGGCAGAGAACGGTGAAATTCCTCTCCCAAACGATGTGCTCCCGGGGGCTCGTGATGTGCCGACTCCGTATGGATCGATGCGAGTATATGAATGGGGTCCAGTAGATGGACCGAAGGTCTTGTTCGTCCATGGTATCACCACGCCGTGTATTGCCCTCGGTGGAGTGGCGCATGCACTGGCAGATCAAGGATGTCGAGTTATGCTATTCGACTT GTTTGGAAGAGGGTACTCGGATTGCCCGTCCGATCTTCCTCAGGACGATCGACTCTTTGCGACCCAAATATTGCTTGCTTTGAGCACATCTTCAGTGTCGTGGACCGGAGCTGGTAGTGGTAAATTTAGCCTAGTTGGCTACTCATTAGGAGGAGGGATAGCAGCATCTTTTGCGTCGTTCTTTCCCCAGCTACTCTCTTCGCTGGTGTTGCTTGCCCCGGCGGGCTTGATACGTGACTCTCAGATCAGCTTTCAGTCACGGCTCCTTTATTCCCGCGGCCTCATTCCAGAACGTGTCTTGGGTTTCCTTGTCGGCCGTCGTCTCCGTGCGGGCCCACTAACCACGCCGAAACCCAAATCTCAAAAGATTAACGCCGCGGATGCATTGACCGAGGAACTTCCCTCGCAAGGAGGCGCCAACACTCAACTGTTGTCTCGAGCGTACCCGCATGTTACTGTGCCCGGAGCTGTTAAATGGCAAGTTAACTGTCACGCTGGCTTCGTTCATGCTTTCATGTCCAGCATGCAACACGGGCCGATCTTGCAGCAGCGCCAACGGGAATCATGGGAGCGCCTGGGTGAATATCTATCTGCGCAAAGCAAACTGTCGCCTGAAGAACAGCAGGATAACGGTCTCCCCAGTGACAAAGTAATTATTATGTGTGGCGAACATGACTCGGTTATTGTCAAGGACGAACTCGTCCCAGATGCTActtctgctcttcagggAAACGTGGAATTCAGATACTTTAATGCGGGACACGAGTTCCCCAGTACAAAATATGATGACGTCGCACGCGCCTTATTGGAAGTGTTACATTGA